A stretch of DNA from Mycolicibacterium celeriflavum:
GAAGAAGGAGCCGCCGATCGCGTCGGCCACTTCCTTGCCCTTCGACTGCGGGCGGTCCAGCACCGCGACGTCCGCACCGCGCTGCGCCAACAACTCGGCCGTAGCCTTGCCGAAGCCTGACGCACCGCCGACGATGATGGCCTTCTTGCCCTGGATTTCCACCTGGGTCTCCCCTTTCCAAAAAATGCTCGAATCGTAAAGCAACCTAGCCGACGTCATGTTTCGGTAAGGCCTTCGGGTCGCCAACGTGAGTACTTTGGCGGCATGACGGCGCGCAGCACCAAGGCGATGGGCGGCATCGCAGCGGCCGCCGTCGCGCTCGGAGTCACCCAACTCCTCGCCGCATTCGTGGGACCGGAGGCCGACGCCCGCACCGCTGTCGGTTCGTCGGTCATCGACCGGACGCCCGGACCGGTCAAGGAATGGGCGATCCAGACCTTCGGAATGGCCGACAAACTCGTGCTCTCGATGCTCGTGCTGGCGGTGATCGCCGTCGTCGCCGCGGCCGCCGCGGCTCTCGAGACCAGGCGTGTCCCCATCGGGAGCATCGCGATCGTCGCGGCCGGTGTCCTTGGTTGTGCGGCCGTGCTGTCGCGCGCGGGGGCGGGCCTGTTCGACGTGGTGCCGACGGTGGTGGGCACCGCGTGCGGCGTCGCGGTGCTGCGCCTGCTCGTCTCGGGCCGGTTCACCGACGCTCCACAACCCACCGACGACGGGCCCGACCCCGGCCGACGACTGTCGTTGGTGACCCTGGGCTTCCTCGGCGTCGGGGCGCTGACCGGCGTCGGCGGCGTGGTGCTCTCCCGCCTGACGACCTCCGTCTCGGGGGATCGCAACGCGTTTGCCTTGCCGCCGATCGACGTCGCCGCTCCGCCCGTCCCACCGACGGTGCAGCCGAAAGGTGTTGCGCTGCCGACGTTCATCACCAACAACGCCGACTTCTACCGGATCGACACGGCGCTGCGTGTGCCGCAATTGAGCCGGGAGGACTGGCAGCTGCGGATCCACGGCATGGTGGACCGCGAGATCACCCTGCGCTTCGGCGATCTCGAGCGCTTCGACGTGGTTGAGGAGCTGGTGACGCTGACGTGTGTGTCGAACCCGATCGGCGGCGACCTCATCGGTAATGCCACCTGGACGGGCTATCGCACGCGGGATCTGTTGGCCGAAGCGGGAATCCATCCGGACGCGGACATGGTGCTGTCGATGTCGATCGACGGGTTCACCGCGGGCACTCCGGTCGAAGCGCTCACCGACGACCGGGGCGCGATGTTGGCGGTCGGCATGAATGGCGAACCGCTGCCGACCAACCACGGTTACCCCGCCCGGCTGGTGGTCCCCGGGTTGTACGGGTACGTCTCGGCGACCAAATGGGTCGTCGACCTGGAAGTGACCCGATTCGACCGGGCGCAGGCGTACTGGACGCGGCTGGGATGGTCGGCGCGCGGGCCGATCAAGACGTCGTCGCGGATCGACGTGCCGCGCGGCGGTCAGGACGTGCCGCGCGGTGCGGTGACGTTCGGCGGCGTGGCGTGGGCGCAGAACCGCGGGGTGCGCAACGTCGAGGTGCGCATCGACGGCCCCGAAGGCCAAGGCGACTGGCAACAGGCCGATCTCGGCGCTGCCTATTCCGACGAAACGTGGCGGCTATGGAGCTTTCCGTGGCGGGCCGAGCGGCAGGGGCGCCACACGATCACCGTGCGGGCCACCGACAACACCGGCGCCGTGCAGACAGCCGAAGTCGCCGATCCGGTGCCCGATGGCGCCACCGGCTGGCACAGCGTCGAGTTCACGGTCACCTGACCTGTCAGGCTGAAGCCGTGCAGTTGCTCGACGTCGCCACCGCGTCCACAGAAGTCGGCGCCTCGTCATCGCGGCTGGCGAAGACCGCCAGGATCGCCGAGCTGCTACGCCGGGTCGGCGACGAGGGCGACGCAGATCAGGTGGCGGTCGTCGTGTCGTGGCTGTCGGGTGAGTTGCCGCAACGGCAGATCGGCGTCGGTTGGGCCGCGCTGCGCTCGTTGCCGTCCCCGGCAACGGCCGAATCGCTGACGGTGCCGGAGGTCCACGCGCGATTCACCGAGATCGGACGGGTCGCGGGTAAGGGCTCGCAGGCCCGACGTGCCGAGTTGCTCGCCGGGCTGTTCGGCGCCGCAACCGACATCGAACAAACGTTTCTACGCAGGCTACTCGGCGGCGAACTGCGCCAGGGCGCGCTCGTCGGCGTGATGGCCGACGCGGTCGCCAAGGCCGCCGGGGTGCCCGCCGCCGCGGTGCGCCGTGCCGCCATGCTCGGTGGTGACCTGCCCGCCGTCGCCGCCGCCGCCCTGACCGAGGGCGAGGCGGCGCTCGAACAGTTCACGCTCACGGTCGGGCGCCCCGTCGGCCCGATGCTGGCGCAGACCGCCACCGGCGTGGCCGAGGCGCTCGAACGTCTCGGCGGCACAGCCGTTTTCGAGGCCAAGCTGGACGGCGCCCGAGTACAGGTGCACCGATCCGGTGACGCGGTGTCGATCTACACCCGCAGCCTCGACGACGTGACCGCCCGCCTGCCGGAGGTCGTCGACGCGGCATTGGCGCTGCCCGTCGCAACCCTGATCGCCGACGCCGAGGCGATCGCGTTGCGCGCTGACGGGCGTCCGCACCGATTCCAGGTCACGGCCTCGCGCTTCGGTCGCTCCGTCGACATCGCAGCCGCGGCGGCGGCGCAGCCGTTGTCGGTCTTCATCTTCGACCTCCTGCACGTCGACGGTGTCGATCTGCTGGACAAGCCGACCAGGGAACGCATCGGGGTGCTGGACTCGCTTGTCCCGGAGGTGAACCGGGTCGACCGTCTCGTCACCGACGACGCCGCGCAGGCCCAAGACTTCCTGGACGTGACGCTGGCGGCGGGCCACGAAGGCGTGATGGCGAAGTCGCTCAGCGCGCCGTACGAGGCGGGCCGCCGCGGCGCCGGATGGCTCAAGGTCAAACCCGTGCACACCCTCGACCTGGTGGTACTGGCGGTCGAGTGGGGATCGGGCCGTCGCACCGGCAAGCTGTCCAACATCCACCTCGGCGCCAGAGATCCCAGCACGGGCGAATTCGTCATGCTCGGAAAGACTTTCAAGGGTATGACCGACGCGATGCTCGAGTGGCAGACCGCGCGGTTCCTCGAGTTGGCCGACGGACCGGCCGACGGCTACGTCGTCAAGGTGCGGCCCGAGCAGGTGGTCGAGATCGCATTCGACGGCGTTCAGACCTCCTCGCGCTACCCCGGCGGAATGACCCTGCGATTCGCCCGCGTACTGCGCTACCGCGACGTCAAGAGCCCAGCTGAAGCCGACACCATCGACACGGTGCGCGCCTTCTACCAGCGCGGAAGCTAAAGCGACCGTTTTGTCACGTGGCCGACGCGGCCGATGAAAAGATCGCCCCATGGCATCTCCAACCGCTGCATCGCAGCGCACAGAGGAAACCGAAGGCGACGTCACCTACGTCCGCACCGACAAGGATTTGCCCCCGGTGGCGATCATCGACCGGTCGCCGATCACAGCCCGACATCGAATCGTCTTCGGGCTCATCGCGGTGCTCGGCGCGCTCGCCTGGGCGGTGATCGCGTTCTTCCGCGGTGAAACCGTCAACGCAGTCTGGTTCGTGATCGCCGCGATCTGCACCTACGTCATCGGGTTCCGGTTCTACGCCCGGCTCATCGAGATGAAGATCGTTCGTCCACGCGACGACAACGCCACGCCCGCCGAGCTATTCGAGAACGGCACGGATTACATGCCGACCGATCGGCGGGTGCTGTTCGGCCACCACTTCGCCGCGATCGCCGGTGCCGGCCCGCTCGTCGGGCCCGTCCTTGCGATGCAGATGGGCTACCTGCCCGGCACCATCTGGATCATCATCGGTGCCGTGCTCGCGGGCTGCGTGCAGGACTATCTGGTGTTGTCGATCTCGACCCGGCGGCGCGGTCGCTCGCTCGGTCAGATGGCCCGCGACGAACTCGGGACGATCGGCGGGGTGGCCGCGATCGTCGGCGTGCTCGTCATCATGGTGATCCTGCTGGCGGTGCTGGCGTTGGTGGTCGTCGGCGCCCTCGCCGAAAGTCCGTGGGGCGTCTTCTCGATCGCGATGACGATTCCGATCGCGATCTTCATGGGGTTGTATCTGAGGTTCTTTCGACCCGGCCGGGTCTCGGAGGTGTCGCTGATCGGTGTCGCGCTGCTGTTGCTCGCGGTCGTCGCCGGCGGATGGGTCGCGGAAACTGCCTGGGGCACTGATTGGTTCACCCTGTCCAAGGTGACCCTGTCGTGGGCCATCATCGTCTATGGCTTCGCCGCCTCGGTCCTGCCCGTATGGTTGCTGCTGGCGCCCCGCGACTACCTGTCGACGTTCATGAAGGTCGGCACCATCGCCCTGCTGGCGGTGGGCATTCTGCTTGCCCGCCCGGTCATGGAGGCACCGGCGGTTTCGGGGTTCGCCGGCCAGGGCACCGGCCCGGTGTTCGCGGGCTCACTGTTCCCCTTCCTGTTCATCACCATCGCCTGCGGCGCCCTGTCGGGCTTTCACGCGCTCATCTCGTCGGGCACCACGCCCAAGCTGTTGGAGAAGGAAGGGCAGATGCGGCTGATCGGTTACGGCGGCATGCTCACCGAGTCGTTCGTCGCGATCATGGCGCTGATCACCGCGGCGATCCTCAATCAGCACCTCTACTTCGCGATCAACGCGCCGGCGGCCGCGACCGGGGGCACCGCGGAGACCGCGGCGGCATACGTCAACGGTCTGCCGATCGACGGCCCGCCGGTCAGCGCCGATGCCATCACAAGAGCCGCCGAAAGCGTCGGCGAAGAATCGATCGTCTCGCGCACCGGTGGCGCGCCGACGCTGGCCTTCGGCATGTCCGAAGTGCTGAGCAAGGTCTTCGGTGGTGACGCGCTCAAGGCGTTCTGGTACCACTTCGCGATCATGTTCGAAGCGCTGTTCATCCTCACCACCGTCGATGCGGGCACGCGGGTCGCCCGGTTCATGCTCTCCGACGGCCTGAGCAACCTGGGCGGCCCGCTGCGCAAGCTCAAGGACCCGAGTTGGCGTGTGGGAGCATGGATCTGCAGCCTGATCGTGGTGGCGGCGTGGGGCAGCATCCTGCTGATGGGTGTCACCGATCCGCTCGGGGGCATCAACACGCTGTTTCCGCTGTTCGGCATCGCCAACCAGTTGCTGGCGGCGATCGCGCTGACGGTCGTGACGGTGGTCATCGTGAAGAAGGGCCTGTTGAAGTGGGCTTGGATACCGGCCATTCCGTTGCTGTGGGACCTCACGGTGACGATGACGGCGTCCTGGCAGAAGATCTTCTCGGGTGATCCGAAGGTCGGCTACTGGACGCAGCACTTCCAGTACCGCAACGCGAAGGAGGCGGGTCAGAACGCGTTCGGCGCGGCCAAGGACGCCGACCAACTCGACGCGGTCATCCGCAACACCTTCATCCAGGGCACGCTGTCGATTGTGTTCGCACTGTTGGTTCTGATCGTGTTCATCGCCGGGGTCATCATGGTGATCCGGGCAGTTCGCGGCACCGCCCTGCCGTCGACCGAGGACGAACCGGTGCCCTCGCGGTTGTTCGGGCCGAGGGGCCTCGTCATGACCAAGCCGGAGAAGGAGGTGGCCAAGCAATGGGACGCGTTGTCGAAATCGCACGCAAGATCGGTTGGCACTGGGGCACGTTGATCGGCGACCTGATGGGTGACACCCACTATCGGCGCTACGTCGAGCACCGATTGCGCACCCATCCGGGCGAACCGGTGCTCTCCGAACGGAACTACTGGCGGATGCGGCACGCCGCAGCGGAGGCGAACCCGGGCGCGCGCTGCTGCTAGCGCGCTATGGGGCCAACGAATAGCGGATCGGCAGGTGCTTGAGTCCGCCGACGAAGGTGGTCGCCACATACTCGGCCCGGCCCGCCGACTCGACCGCCTTCAGCCGCGGCAGCAACTCGGTGAAGAAACTGTTCACCTCCATGCGGGCCAATGCGGCCCCCAGGCAGAAGTGCACGCCGTAGCCGAACGCGATGTGCTTGTTGGGGTCGCGCCCGACGTCGAAGCGGAACGGGTCATCGAAGACGTCCTCGTCGCGATTGCCCGAGACATAAGACAGCAGAACCGATTCCCCAGCCGCGATCGCTACATCGCGGACGGTGGTGTCCTCGGCGGCGGTGCGCATGAAGGCCTTCACCGGCGTGACCCAGCGGATCATCTCTTCGGTCGCCAGCGGCATCAAACCCAGATCAGCGCAGAGCCTCTGCCGTTGCTCGGGATTCTCGATGAACGCCAGCATCCCTCCGGAGATGGTCGCGCTCGTCGTGTCATGGCCTGCCGCGGCGATGATCGCGTAGTACGAGATCGTGTCGATGTCCGACAACGGTTCACCGTCGATCGTCGCGTTGGCGATCGCCGACGCCAGATCATCGGTCGGGTTCTCGCGTCGCGAGGCGGTCAGCGCGGTGAAGTACTCGAACATCTCGAGCAACGCCGACATCTTGTCGGCCGGGTCGGTACCACGCGTGAACTCGTCGTCGTCGCTGCCGAACAACTCCTGGGTCAGCTTGAGCATGAGCGGAAAGTCCGACTCCGGGATGCCGAGCAACGACATGATGACGTAGAGCGGAAAGTTGACGGCGACCTGTTGGACGAAGTCGCACTCGGGCCCGATCGTCATCATCTTGTCGACGTACACTTTCGCGAGCTCGTCGACGCGAACCTTCAACGCGCGCATCGCTTTCGGCCGGAACCAGTCCGCGCCGATCGCTCGCACGACGCGGTGCTGGGGATCGTCCATGTGGATCAGGGTGCGCACGCCGATGGCCGCCTGCTGTTCGTCACCCTCCTCGGTGACGAGCACCGGTCGCGGGTAGTTGGTGAACAGCGTGTTCGCCCGCTCGATGTCCATGATGTCGGCGTGCTTGGTGATCGCCCAGAACGGGCGGTAGTTCGGCACATCGACCCACGAAACGGGGGCATTCGCGCGCAGATGGGCCAGCGACTCGTGCAGTTTCGCCTCATCGGTGTAGGCGCGCGGGGTGGCGAAGACCTTGGCCGCTTCGTCCATCATCGGTGTGCTCACAAGCAACTCCTCGCCAGATCTGTCATATGCCGTGCAACTCCTTCAGCACTTGGGAGACGCTGTCTTCGGCGACCGACGAGGGGAAGCCGATCATCACCCGGTCGATCAACCCGTCACAGCGGTCCCGGATTTTCGCCGCCACCTTGTCGATCGGCGCGACGACTGCGAACGCTTCGAGGATCTCGTCGTCGATCAGGGTGCCCATCGCATCCCACTGCCCCGCAAGGCTCAAGCGGTGCAGTTCGGTGTGCAGATCGCCCCAGCCGTGCAACTCGAGAACCTTGCGATACGCCGGGGTCGACCCGTAGAAGGCGATCTGTTTCCGCGTGGCGACGGCGGCGGCGGTGAGGTCGCGTTCCTGTTCGCCGGTGACGACGAAGATCGGACAGGACACCTGAAAGTCGCTGCGCCGGCGGCCCGATCGGGCCATTCCGCGCTGCAGCGCCGGCGTGGTCACCTCGGCGAAATAGCGCTTGGTCGTGAATGCGTGCGCCAGAATCCCATCGGCCACCTCGCCGGCCAGCTCGGTCATCGCCTCACCGACGGCGGCGAGGAACACCTTGGGAGAACCGTAGTCGTGCGGTTCGGGGGTGAACATCGGCGTCATCAGCTTGTGCGTGTAGAACTCGCCCTCGAACTCGAGGCTGGTGCCGTCGCGCCAGCACGTCCAGATCTCCCGCATCGCGACAACGAATTCGTGCATGCGCCGCACCGGGTGACTCCACGGCATGCTGAACCGCTTCTCGATGTGCGGCTTGATCTGAGAGCCGAGACCCACGATGAGCCGGCCGCGCGAGTAGTCCTGCAAATCCCAGCCGATGTTGGCGATTGTCATCGGATTACGTGCGAATGCGACCGCGATACTGGTGCCCAGTTCGAGGGTGTCGGTGTGCTCGGCGGCGAGCGTCAGGGGCAGGAACGGGTCATGGTTGACCTCGGCCGTCCAGCAACCGTCATAGCCGCGCCGCTGCAGTGTGTTCGCTGCGCCCGCGACGTTGGCGAGCTGGCTGGAAACCGCCCCGTCGACCTTCAGGCCGGCGCCGCTAAGCATGGTCGTAGACGCTACAGTAAGCGATTCAGTATGGTCAACGCGGAGATTTGAATGCGACGATCGCCGTGCGGAGACAGGAGTTGTCATGGCCGAGGTAGAGGGCTGGGAGCACACGCTCGACGAGTTGTCCCGTCGACGCCGGCACGCCCACGGCATGGGCGGCACCGAGCGACTGGCAAAGCACCACGGCAAGGGCAAGCTCGACGCTCGCGCCCGCATCGAGCATCTTGTGGACACGGGCACCTTCCGCGAGTTCGGCACGCTGGTCGGCGGTGACATCGCCGCCGACGGCATCGTCGCGGGCTCCGGTTTCATCGACGGCAGGCCGGTGATGCTCGGCGCCGAGGACTTCACGACGCTGGCGGGCAGCATCGGTCCCGGCGGCAACTCCAAGCGTTACCGGTTGGCCGAGTTGGCGTTGCGCGACAGGGTTCCGCTGGTGATGCTGCTCGAAGGCGCGGGCTTTCGGCCCAGCGGTGAGCATTACGGCCGCTCACCGACCGACCTGCTCGCGCAGGCTCAGTGCTCGGGCAAGGTGCCGATGGTCGCCGGTCTTCTCGGGCCGTCGGCCGGCCACGGCGCACTCGTCGCCCCTGTCTGCGACTGGACGGTGATGAGCAGCCAGGGCGCGATCTTCACTGCTGGGCCGCCGGTGGTGAAAGAGTCGACGGGCGAGGAGATTTCGAAAGAAGACCTCGGAGGGCCCGGCGTCGCGCTCGCCAGCGGCGTCATCCACAACATCGCCGAAGACGACGAAGCCGTGCTCGACGACATCCGCCGCTATCTGTCCTACTTCCCGTCCAGTGCGTGGTCGTATCCGGAAACGCTTTCCGACGACGCCGAGCCGCGGACGACGTCGGAGCTGCTCGACATCGTGCCCCGCGGTAACCGGCGCGTGTACGACATGCGACGGGTGCTCGACGTGGTGTTCGACCGCCCCGACTGGTTCGAGGTTCAGCCGAAGTTCGGCGCTGCGATCATCTGCGCGCTGGCTCATCTCGGCGGCCATCCCGTCGCCGTGGTGGCGAACCAGCCACAGGTCCTCGCCGGTTCGATCGATGCCGATGCCGCCGACAAGGCCGCACACTTCATCACGGTGGCCGACTCATTCCATCTGCCGATCGTGTTCCTGGCCGACAACCCCGGCATGCTGCCCGGCAGCCGGTCCGAGAAGAGCGGTGTGTTGCGCAGCGGCGCGCGGATGTTCGCCGCACAGACCGCCGCGACGACGATCAAGCTGCATGTCACGTTGCGCAAGGCCTACGGTTTCGGCTCGATGGTGATGTCGCTGTTGGGGTTTGACAACCAGAGCGCGACATTCGCCTACCCGGGCGCGACCATGGGCGCGATGAGCGCGGCCGCGCTCAGCAAGGCTTCGCACGCCGCCGAGGACGTCGAGGCACGCCTTCGGAGGATGGAGGTCGAGGCGTCGTTCCGCTCGGCCGGCCACCTCGGCTTCGACGAACTGATCCATCCCGAGGAGACCCGCAACGCGTTGTTGTCGGCGCTGCAGCGGGCGGTCTACAGCCGCCAGGCCGCCGCCGAGCCGGTGTCCCGCACGGTAATCACACCTTAGCCATTGCGATTTCGGTGTAGTTGGTTGCGCTCACCGCAACCGCCGACACCGAAATCACTCTGAAGCGCGGTAGGCGGCGACGATCGGCTCGAGCTCATCGGGGGTGGCGCCGTGCATGATGAGCGCGTCGGCGCCGTAGTCGAACTCCTTGCGGATGCGCTCGACACACTGCTGGGCCGACCCGGTGGCCGACGGCTCCAGCCATTCGTCGGGAATCAGAGTGGCGATGTGCTCGATCTGTTCAGCACTCGCCTTGTGGTCGATACCGCCGGGGATCGACTGCACCACCTGGTCGTCCCGGAAGCGCTGTAGCACACCGGGATCCCAGCCATTGGTGGAGACCAGCAGATCGCCGTAGCCCTGAAGATAGGTGGCCAGCCGGGCGACCGTCTTCTTCAGCCGCAGCTCCTCGGGTAGGTGGTCGCCGACGGTTGCGAAACAGGACCACACCCGCACACTGGCCGGGTCGCGGCCGGCCTGTTCGGCTGCGTCCTTGACGGTCTTGACGGCGCGCTGAAGCGTCTCGGGGGTGAAGTAGGTGTGCAGGATGACGTCGTCGAATGCCCGCCCGCCCAGGGCGAGCGTCTGCGGGCCGAACGCGACGAGGGCCAGCCGGATGTCCTCCTTGAAATCGGGATCGAGGAAGAGCACCTGATACTTGCCGATTGGACCGTCGTGGTTGAAGATCACCTCGCCGTTCCACAGCCGGCGCATGACCTGGGCGAAATCCTCCATCTGCGCCGTGGTCACCGACGGGATGCCGAACGCGGCGTACATCGCCGCTACTCCGCGGCCGATGCCCAACGTGAACCGTCCTGCGGAGAGCCGGTGCATCGTGGTCGCCCACGAGCCGGTGATCAGCGGATGGCGGGTGTTGTGATTCGTTGCCGCCGTGGCGATCTGCATCCGCGTGGTCACCGCGCACGCCGCGCCGACGAGCGACGACGCCTCCTTGACGTTCCAGCGCTCGGAAATGAAGGCCGTGCCGAACCCGAGCTCTTCGCCGCGGCGGGCCTCGTCCATCAGCGTGGCCGGGCCTTCACCCCCGGCGCCGGCCAGCAGGTAGTAGCCCAGTTCGTCGAGCACCCGATCCGTCACGCCCAGACTCCTTGTTTGTAGCCGCAGTTCCACACTTCGACGATCCTGCCGTCGAGCACCCGAAAGATTTCCATACTGCCGATCGTGGTCTCCGTTCCGTCCTTGAGCGTCATCGGCGACTGGTAGACGATCGCGACGTGCTCGCCGTCGTCGCCGGCCACCACCAGGTTCAGGTCGAAGCGCACCGCCTCGAACATCTCCCAGTGGTCGATGATGCGCTGCACGGCCTGGTCGTGGGTCAGCGTGATCGCCTCACCCACCTCGTGACGGACGACCGTGTGGCCCATCAGTTCCTCGGCGAGCGCGAAATCACGTTGATTCCACACCACCAGGTTGTACAGCTCCACCACCTCGCGGGCCGACCGCGTCACGCGAACGCCTCCAGGGCATCGATCGCGTCGATGGCCGCGACCGCCCGGTCGGTGAGCGTCAGGCACAACCGCCTGGACCGGTCGGGCAGCGCCGCCATGCTGGCTGTCATGAAACACTTCCCTGCCGGCTGACCGCCTCGAGGAACCGCTCGGAAGCGGCCTTCACCCCACCGGCGAACAAGTGCCCCACGTGGCTGCCGCGGTGCCAGTACAGCTCACCGCCCCACCGTTCGTGCAGCCGCTCGGCGGGTTCGCGCCGGGCCATCTGGTCGTGCCATGCTCCCACGATCAGCCGCCGTTCGGGCGGCGGTGACGGCTCGAGCGCGTGATAGTCGACGAGCGACATCATCTTCTCGACGGGTGCGCAGCGCAGTAGCTCGATGGTGTCGTGCACCGACGGTCCCCACCTGCCCAGGTGCGCCGCGATCATCGCGTTCAGCCCGAAGATCGGGGTGTACACGGCGACGGCATCCACCTCCTCGAGATGGGCGACGAGGCCCGCCACCGGGCTGCCCATCGAAACACCCGACACCGCAAGGGTACTGGCCTGTGGTCGCAGCCAGCGGACCACCGCCCGCGCTTCGGAGACCGCCCTGATCACGCCCGCGAGATTGTTGAGTGGGTCCATGTTCGGATAGGTCGGCCACCGACGACGCCGGACCCCGCAGCCGGGCTGTACCGGCAGCGCGATGTTGTACCCGAGCCGGTCCTGAAGCCGCCGGGCCCGGGAGAACACGAGATCCATCGGTCGGCCCTGACCTGCGCCGTGCACCCACACCAGCCATGGCCGCTTCTCGTCACTGTGTCGGCACAGGTGCACCACTGCCGTCGCCGGCCCGCCGAATTCGGCCAACGACTCGGGCAAGTGGGGATCGTGTTCGAAGACCAGCTGCTCGTATCGGTCGCGCCCGAAGCGACGGCGCCGGATCGCTTCCGGCAGCAACGGATCCGGTTCGACGTGTACACCTGCAACAGATGAAAGCGAAAGCTGCTGCGCTGCAGTGGCGCAGGCGTCGACCGAGCGCTCCAGCCTCGGCGGCGGCGCGGCCAGCGTCATACCGGTCAGCGCCAACTCGTCGAGCACCACCTCACCCAGCTGTCGAATACCGTTCACCGACGCGGGTTTCCAGTCATCGTCTCGCAGCGCAGCATGGGCACGCGGAACCACCCCGGCGAAGTCGCGGCCGATGCGATAGGCGCGCTCGGCCGATCTCATCCGAGCTTGAATCCGGTGTAACCGGCTTCGGCGACCTCGTCACAGCGCCGCCGGTACTCCGGAATGCCTGCGGTGTAACCCATGTACATCCGCTTCTTACCCGGCACGTTGCCGCCGTTGTACCAGGAGCTGCACGTCGGATGGGCGAGCACCGTCGGCGCCACGAGGGAGGTCGTGTGTTCGACCCACTCGCGCTGCGCGTCCGGCAGCGCCTCGATGGTGCGGTACCCGTTGGCCCGCAGGTAGGCGATGCAATCGCCGATCCACTCCACGTGCTGTTCCAGCGCGGTCACGAAATTGCTTGCCGGCGCGGGGCTTCCGGGCGCCTGCACGATGAACAGGTTCGGAAAGCCGGCCACCGCGATCCCGAGATAGGCGTACGGCCCCTCGCTGGTCCAGAAATCGCCGAGCGACGTGCCGTCGCGGCCGGTGGTGGCGATGCGGGTGAGCGCTCCGGTCATCGCGTCGAAACCCGTGGCGTAGATGATCACGTCCAGCTCGTGACTGCCGTTCTCGGTGCGGATCCCGGTCGGGGTGACCTCGACGATCGGCCCCTTGCGCAGGTCTACGAGCGTCACGTTGTCGCGGTTGAACGTCTGGTAGTAGCCCTGGTCGATGATCGGACGCTTACACCCGAACGGATGCGTCGGCGTCAGCGATGCGGCCGTCTCGGGGTCCTCGACGATGCGCGCCACCGCCTCGCCGTACAGCTTGGCGGCCATCTGGTTGGCCTCGATGTCGAAGAACACATCACCCCAGCTGAGCGCACCGATGACACCACCCTCCTCGATGGCGCTTACCTGCTGTTGGCGTGTCGCCGTCTTCAGCGGGGGTTTGGCCATCATCTCGAACATCACCGAGAACGCACTGAGCCTGGCCGCCCCGACGGCATGCTCGCGCTGCGCCGCGCGGATCGCGGCGTAATTCGCTTTCAATTCGTCGAGTTCGCCGTCGTCGAACGCGCGCACTCGCCACGGCAGGGTGTAGGCGGGCGAGCGCTGGAACACGGTGAGGTGGCGGGCCTTCTGCGCGACGACCGGGATCAGCTGTACGCCGGTGGAGCCGGTGCCGATCACGCCGACCCGCCTGCCCGTGAGATCGACATGCTCTTTCGGCCACCGGTTGGTGAACAGCGACAGCCCATCGAAGGTGTCCATGCCCGCGATGTCCGGTTCCAGGGGCACCGACAGGATGCCGGCCGCCACGACGACGAAGGGCGCGACGAACGACTCCCCCGCCGCGGTCTGCACCAGCCACTCGGCGGCGTCCTCGTCGAAGGTCATCGCGGCGACCTCGGTGTCAAAGTGGATGTCGCGCCGCAGATCGAGGCGGTCGGCGACGAAGTTCAGGTAGGCCTCGATCTCGGGTTGCGCGGGCATGGTCTCCGTCCACACCCACTCCTGCTGGATCTCGTCGGAGAAACTGTAGGAGTATTCGATGCTCTCGATGTCGCAACGAGCGCCCG
This window harbors:
- a CDS encoding molybdopterin-dependent oxidoreductase, whose product is MTARSTKAMGGIAAAAVALGVTQLLAAFVGPEADARTAVGSSVIDRTPGPVKEWAIQTFGMADKLVLSMLVLAVIAVVAAAAAALETRRVPIGSIAIVAAGVLGCAAVLSRAGAGLFDVVPTVVGTACGVAVLRLLVSGRFTDAPQPTDDGPDPGRRLSLVTLGFLGVGALTGVGGVVLSRLTTSVSGDRNAFALPPIDVAAPPVPPTVQPKGVALPTFITNNADFYRIDTALRVPQLSREDWQLRIHGMVDREITLRFGDLERFDVVEELVTLTCVSNPIGGDLIGNATWTGYRTRDLLAEAGIHPDADMVLSMSIDGFTAGTPVEALTDDRGAMLAVGMNGEPLPTNHGYPARLVVPGLYGYVSATKWVVDLEVTRFDRAQAYWTRLGWSARGPIKTSSRIDVPRGGQDVPRGAVTFGGVAWAQNRGVRNVEVRIDGPEGQGDWQQADLGAAYSDETWRLWSFPWRAERQGRHTITVRATDNTGAVQTAEVADPVPDGATGWHSVEFTVT
- a CDS encoding ATP-dependent DNA ligase, producing MQLLDVATASTEVGASSSRLAKTARIAELLRRVGDEGDADQVAVVVSWLSGELPQRQIGVGWAALRSLPSPATAESLTVPEVHARFTEIGRVAGKGSQARRAELLAGLFGAATDIEQTFLRRLLGGELRQGALVGVMADAVAKAAGVPAAAVRRAAMLGGDLPAVAAAALTEGEAALEQFTLTVGRPVGPMLAQTATGVAEALERLGGTAVFEAKLDGARVQVHRSGDAVSIYTRSLDDVTARLPEVVDAALALPVATLIADAEAIALRADGRPHRFQVTASRFGRSVDIAAAAAAQPLSVFIFDLLHVDGVDLLDKPTRERIGVLDSLVPEVNRVDRLVTDDAAQAQDFLDVTLAAGHEGVMAKSLSAPYEAGRRGAGWLKVKPVHTLDLVVLAVEWGSGRRTGKLSNIHLGARDPSTGEFVMLGKTFKGMTDAMLEWQTARFLELADGPADGYVVKVRPEQVVEIAFDGVQTSSRYPGGMTLRFARVLRYRDVKSPAEADTIDTVRAFYQRGS
- a CDS encoding carbon starvation CstA family protein; this translates as MASPTAASQRTEETEGDVTYVRTDKDLPPVAIIDRSPITARHRIVFGLIAVLGALAWAVIAFFRGETVNAVWFVIAAICTYVIGFRFYARLIEMKIVRPRDDNATPAELFENGTDYMPTDRRVLFGHHFAAIAGAGPLVGPVLAMQMGYLPGTIWIIIGAVLAGCVQDYLVLSISTRRRGRSLGQMARDELGTIGGVAAIVGVLVIMVILLAVLALVVVGALAESPWGVFSIAMTIPIAIFMGLYLRFFRPGRVSEVSLIGVALLLLAVVAGGWVAETAWGTDWFTLSKVTLSWAIIVYGFAASVLPVWLLLAPRDYLSTFMKVGTIALLAVGILLARPVMEAPAVSGFAGQGTGPVFAGSLFPFLFITIACGALSGFHALISSGTTPKLLEKEGQMRLIGYGGMLTESFVAIMALITAAILNQHLYFAINAPAAATGGTAETAAAYVNGLPIDGPPVSADAITRAAESVGEESIVSRTGGAPTLAFGMSEVLSKVFGGDALKAFWYHFAIMFEALFILTTVDAGTRVARFMLSDGLSNLGGPLRKLKDPSWRVGAWICSLIVVAAWGSILLMGVTDPLGGINTLFPLFGIANQLLAAIALTVVTVVIVKKGLLKWAWIPAIPLLWDLTVTMTASWQKIFSGDPKVGYWTQHFQYRNAKEAGQNAFGAAKDADQLDAVIRNTFIQGTLSIVFALLVLIVFIAGVIMVIRAVRGTALPSTEDEPVPSRLFGPRGLVMTKPEKEVAKQWDALSKSHARSVGTGAR
- a CDS encoding YbdD/YjiX family protein; protein product: MGRVVEIARKIGWHWGTLIGDLMGDTHYRRYVEHRLRTHPGEPVLSERNYWRMRHAAAEANPGARCC